The Roseococcus microcysteis genome contains a region encoding:
- a CDS encoding DUF938 domain-containing protein, whose product MTDARLFAPAVARNRDPIAATLRDMLPGSGLVLEIASGSGEHALHLARAYPALRFQPTDPSAEALASIAAWREAEGPANLLPPLRLDVLEDAPFPPAQAVLCINMIHIAPWNAALGLLRHAAAALPAGAPLILYGPYLRAGVETAPGNIAFDADLRARNPEWGIRALEDVAAAAAPDFALERVVEMPANNLIVLFRRGVA is encoded by the coding sequence GTGACCGACGCCCGGCTGTTCGCGCCCGCCGTGGCGCGCAACCGGGACCCCATCGCCGCCACGCTCAGGGACATGCTGCCGGGTTCGGGGCTGGTGCTGGAGATCGCCTCGGGCAGCGGGGAGCATGCGCTGCATCTGGCCCGCGCCTACCCCGCGCTGCGCTTCCAGCCCACCGACCCCTCGGCCGAGGCGCTGGCCTCCATCGCGGCCTGGCGGGAGGCGGAAGGCCCGGCCAACCTGCTGCCGCCGCTCCGCCTGGATGTGCTGGAGGACGCGCCCTTCCCGCCCGCCCAGGCGGTGCTCTGCATCAACATGATCCATATCGCGCCCTGGAACGCCGCGCTGGGGCTGCTGCGCCACGCGGCGGCGGCGCTGCCGGCAGGGGCGCCCTTGATCCTGTATGGCCCCTATCTGCGGGCGGGCGTGGAGACGGCGCCGGGCAACATCGCCTTCGACGCGGACCTGCGGGCGCGCAACCCGGAATGGGGAATCCGGGCGCTGGAGGATGTGGCCGCCGCCGCCGCGCCCGATTTCGCCCTGGAGCGGGTGGTGGAGATGCCGGCCAACAACCTCATCGTGCTGTTCCGCCGCGGCGTGGCCTGA
- a CDS encoding NAD(P)/FAD-dependent oxidoreductase, translating into MTETITTDVAIIGAGPVGLFAVFECGMLKMSCTVIDTLEEIGGQCAALYPEKPIFDIPAHPRIDGAALIRALEEQAAPFSPNYLLAQRVEALRPEEGGFTLTTSAGRVVRAKAVILAAGAGAFGPNRPPLNDLPGYEASGAVRYMVTKREEFRGKRVVIAGGGDSAVDWALSLKDVAAKVIVVHRRDKFRAAPETAAQLTAAAARGEIEMAIPYQLHGLEGDGSRLSAVVLATLKGEEKRVEADHLLAFFGLSMELGPIAEWGLGLERSHITVEPATCATNIPGVHAIGDIATYPGKLKLILQGFSEAAMAAHAIHPRVFPGEALHFEYSTSKGVPA; encoded by the coding sequence ATGACCGAGACCATCACCACCGACGTGGCCATCATCGGCGCCGGGCCCGTGGGGCTCTTCGCCGTCTTCGAGTGCGGGATGCTGAAGATGTCCTGCACCGTGATCGACACGCTGGAGGAGATCGGCGGCCAATGCGCCGCCCTCTATCCCGAGAAGCCCATCTTCGACATCCCGGCCCACCCCCGGATTGATGGCGCCGCGCTGATCCGCGCGCTGGAGGAACAGGCCGCGCCCTTCTCGCCCAACTACCTCCTGGCCCAGCGCGTCGAGGCCCTGCGGCCGGAGGAGGGCGGCTTCACCCTGACCACCAGCGCCGGCCGGGTGGTGCGCGCCAAGGCCGTGATCCTGGCCGCTGGCGCCGGCGCCTTCGGGCCCAACCGCCCGCCGCTGAATGATCTGCCGGGCTACGAGGCCTCGGGCGCCGTGCGCTACATGGTCACGAAGCGCGAGGAATTCCGCGGCAAGCGCGTCGTCATCGCGGGCGGCGGCGACAGCGCGGTGGATTGGGCTTTGTCGCTGAAGGATGTGGCGGCCAAGGTCATCGTCGTCCATCGCCGCGACAAGTTCCGCGCCGCGCCCGAGACCGCCGCCCAGCTCACCGCCGCCGCCGCGCGGGGCGAAATCGAGATGGCCATCCCCTACCAGCTGCACGGGCTGGAGGGCGATGGCAGCCGCCTTTCCGCCGTGGTGCTGGCCACGCTGAAGGGCGAGGAGAAGCGCGTCGAGGCCGACCACCTGCTGGCCTTCTTCGGCCTTTCCATGGAGCTCGGCCCCATCGCCGAATGGGGGCTGGGGCTGGAGCGCAGCCACATCACCGTCGAGCCCGCCACCTGCGCCACCAACATTCCGGGCGTGCACGCCATCGGCGACATCGCGACCTATCCGGGCAAGCTGAAGCTCATCCTGCAGGGCTTTTCCGAGGCCGCCATGGCCGCCCACGCCATCCACCCCCGCGTCTTTCCGGGCGAGGCGCTGCACTTCGAATATTCCACCAGCAAGGGCGTGCCGGCGTGA
- a CDS encoding aminoglycoside phosphotransferase family protein — translation MKLLENHGFAAARAETLPGDASKRYTRLHGGPRPALVMQTPEAGYLDAFLRVAEHLRAIGVATPEVLAVDRPGLTALVEDLGPASMADALDAGADPGPLYAEAVASLARAAAAPPPPGLPAWDAAAMSRTAAATFLDWWWPARFGAPPGDAVRAGLDAAIREMLAPFAASGFVHRDYFPANLMPTPRGMALIDVQDAALGHPAYDLVSLVEDARRDVAPALREAALRQYLAARPELDAGDFAAAMAACAAQRHLRVAALWVRLDRRDGKPHYLQHGPRCWALLGRALSHPATAPLARFLDAHVPPALRGNP, via the coding sequence GTGAAGCTTCTGGAAAACCACGGCTTCGCCGCCGCCCGCGCCGAGACCCTGCCCGGCGATGCCTCCAAGCGCTACACCCGCCTGCATGGCGGCCCGCGCCCTGCCTTGGTGATGCAGACGCCGGAGGCCGGCTACCTCGACGCCTTCCTGCGCGTGGCCGAGCACCTCCGCGCCATCGGCGTGGCGACGCCCGAGGTGCTGGCGGTGGACCGGCCCGGGCTGACGGCGCTGGTGGAGGATCTCGGCCCCGCCAGCATGGCGGATGCGCTGGATGCGGGCGCCGACCCGGGCCCCCTCTATGCCGAAGCGGTCGCAAGCCTGGCCCGCGCCGCCGCCGCCCCGCCCCCGCCCGGCCTGCCGGCCTGGGATGCGGCGGCGATGTCGCGCACGGCGGCGGCCACCTTTCTCGACTGGTGGTGGCCCGCCCGCTTCGGGGCTCCGCCCGGTGATGCCGTGCGCGCGGGGCTGGACGCCGCCATCCGCGAGATGCTGGCGCCCTTCGCGGCGTCAGGCTTCGTCCACCGCGACTATTTCCCGGCCAACCTCATGCCCACCCCGCGCGGCATGGCGCTGATTGACGTGCAGGACGCGGCCCTCGGCCACCCGGCCTATGACCTCGTCTCGCTGGTGGAGGATGCGCGGCGGGACGTGGCCCCCGCCCTGCGCGAGGCCGCGCTGCGGCAATACCTGGCGGCCCGGCCGGAACTGGACGCCGGCGACTTCGCCGCCGCCATGGCCGCCTGCGCGGCGCAGCGGCATCTGCGCGTGGCGGCGCTCTGGGTGCGGCTCGACCGGCGGGACGGCAAGCCGCACTACCTCCAGCACGGCCCGCGCTGCTGGGCGCTGCTGGGCCGGGCGCTCTCCCACCCCGCCACAGCGCCGCTGGCACGCTTCCTGGACGCGCATGTGCCGCCCGCGCTCCGGGGGAATCCGTGA
- a CDS encoding nucleotidyltransferase family protein: MVLAAGLGTRMRPLTATTAKPLLRVRGRSLLDHALDRLAEAGVEQVVVNAHWRAERVAEALSARTAPPQTRLQLEPDLLETGGGVRRALPLLGEAPFAVVNGDAFWLDGPRPALLRLRDAFDPERMDALLLMVRTSTIEGEVGRGDFHMDPMGRLRRPDPHEQAPYLFGGVQVMAPALVAPEPQGRFSLNRCFDRALAAGRLYGLVHDGWWFHLSTPPDLARTERHLAAMTAPDASGR; the protein is encoded by the coding sequence ATGGTGCTGGCGGCCGGCCTCGGCACGCGGATGCGGCCCTTGACCGCCACCACGGCCAAGCCGCTGCTGCGGGTGCGGGGGCGCTCCCTGCTCGACCACGCGCTGGACCGGCTGGCGGAGGCGGGCGTGGAGCAGGTGGTCGTCAACGCCCATTGGCGGGCCGAGCGGGTGGCCGAGGCGCTCTCCGCCCGCACCGCGCCGCCCCAAACCCGGCTGCAACTGGAACCGGACCTGCTGGAAACGGGCGGGGGCGTCCGCCGCGCCCTGCCCCTGCTGGGCGAGGCGCCCTTCGCCGTGGTGAATGGCGATGCCTTCTGGCTGGACGGGCCGCGCCCCGCCTTGCTGCGCCTGCGCGACGCCTTCGACCCGGAGCGCATGGACGCGCTGCTGCTGATGGTCCGCACCTCCACCATCGAGGGCGAGGTGGGGCGCGGCGATTTCCACATGGACCCCATGGGCCGGCTGCGGCGGCCCGATCCGCACGAACAGGCGCCCTATCTGTTCGGCGGCGTGCAAGTCATGGCGCCCGCGCTGGTGGCGCCGGAGCCCCAGGGCCGGTTCAGCCTGAACCGCTGCTTCGACCGGGCGCTGGCGGCGGGGCGGCTCTACGGGCTGGTGCATGATGGGTGGTGGTTCCACCTCTCCACCCCGCCCGATCTGGCGCGGACCGAACGGCACCTGGCGGCCATGACCGCGCCTGACGCGTCGGGGCGGTAG
- the addB gene encoding double-strand break repair protein AddB, whose amino-acid sequence MRLFTIAPGMPFLPALARGALARLGVGEELAAATILLPTRRAARALQAAFLHEADSPALLLPRLRPLAGLSVEDADELALPALLDLPPAVDPLRRQAVLAGFAAKWPPRFGGPPTAEHAWALGGELAKLLDEIALEEAETLPDDPALLEHRWLEKLDGLAPEHLASHWQITTTFLRAAVVEWQSWLHAQGLLDVGVRRVMALRAQRRAWEEAPPEGAVIAAGIGMGGTIPAAADLLRVVATRLPQGFVVLTGEDAATAALPESALREAPTHPFAGQRAMLARMGATLADATPWVDGEATPRAHLLGTALLPAGHLAPWLEPGLRPQALDGVTRLSAGDSQHEATSIALALRGALETPGARAALVTPDRDLARRVAAELPRHGILADDSAGQPLSDTPPGAFLRLIAKLAAGEMGPVALLALLKHPLCAAGMARAELLEAARLLEAKALRGPAPAPGFAGLRALALAEAAPLLDALEACLDGFTALPELAEPRPPADLLEAQLRAAEALATTPELPGGLRLYAQAEGEALARHLAALPPALAELPPIAPAEWPGLFEALLAAGTTRAARVARGRTGAALHPQVEILGLLEARLLDFDLVVLGALDETIWPQAADPGPWMSRPMRREFGLPSPELRIGRVAADFFQFGAGSRRVVLSRAARRGGSPTVPARWLTRLDTLLKGQGLSMAAAPEAHWARLLDLPAQVRPQERPAPCPPARARPHRVTVSDVQMLLSDPYAFHAKHVLGLRALPPLEQEADAADYGNLVHTAMHRFLAQLGASWPGEAMARQMWEAAMAEALSRAAPRPAVAAIWAPRLARIGAEVIRLEAEARPVLARSLAEVKGRLELRRPGGVLRLDARADRLDLFQNGNLRLVDYKTGTTPSGTAVERGDFPQLPLEALIAERGGFEGMEGGPVTALEYWRLTGALEPSEVTKLKLDIAEAIERAHAALARLADRFLFGTAPFAAHPHPRRRAAPDYRHLSRADEWSAGEGGEV is encoded by the coding sequence ATGCGCCTCTTCACCATCGCCCCCGGCATGCCCTTCCTGCCCGCGCTGGCGCGCGGCGCCCTGGCCCGGCTGGGCGTGGGCGAGGAATTGGCCGCCGCCACCATCCTGCTGCCCACGCGCCGCGCGGCCCGGGCACTCCAGGCCGCCTTCCTGCACGAGGCGGATTCGCCCGCCCTGCTGCTGCCCCGGCTGCGGCCGCTGGCGGGGCTCTCGGTGGAGGATGCGGACGAGCTGGCCCTGCCCGCCCTGCTCGACCTGCCGCCCGCGGTGGACCCGCTGCGCCGCCAGGCGGTGCTGGCGGGTTTCGCGGCCAAATGGCCCCCCCGCTTCGGCGGCCCCCCCACGGCCGAGCACGCCTGGGCGCTGGGCGGCGAACTCGCCAAGCTGCTGGACGAGATCGCGCTGGAGGAGGCGGAGACCCTCCCGGACGACCCCGCCCTGCTGGAACATCGCTGGCTGGAAAAGCTGGACGGGCTGGCGCCCGAGCATCTGGCGAGCCATTGGCAGATCACGACCACCTTCCTCCGCGCCGCGGTCGTGGAATGGCAGTCCTGGCTGCACGCCCAGGGGCTGCTGGATGTGGGGGTGCGCCGCGTGATGGCGCTGCGCGCCCAGCGCCGCGCCTGGGAGGAGGCCCCGCCCGAGGGCGCCGTCATCGCCGCCGGCATCGGCATGGGCGGCACCATCCCCGCGGCGGCCGACCTGCTGCGGGTGGTGGCGACGCGGCTGCCCCAGGGCTTCGTGGTGCTGACGGGCGAGGATGCCGCCACCGCCGCCCTGCCCGAATCGGCGCTGCGCGAGGCCCCCACCCACCCCTTCGCCGGGCAGCGCGCGATGCTGGCCCGCATGGGCGCGACCCTGGCCGATGCCACGCCCTGGGTGGATGGCGAGGCCACGCCGCGCGCGCATCTGCTCGGCACGGCGCTGCTGCCGGCCGGGCATCTGGCGCCCTGGCTGGAACCCGGCCTGCGGCCGCAGGCGCTGGACGGCGTCACGCGGCTTTCGGCCGGTGATTCCCAGCACGAGGCGACTTCCATCGCGCTCGCCTTGCGGGGTGCCCTGGAAACCCCCGGCGCGCGGGCGGCGCTGGTGACGCCCGACCGGGATCTGGCGCGGCGCGTGGCGGCGGAATTGCCGCGCCATGGCATCCTGGCCGATGACAGCGCGGGGCAGCCGCTCTCCGACACGCCGCCCGGTGCCTTTTTGCGCCTCATCGCCAAGCTGGCGGCGGGGGAGATGGGGCCGGTCGCGCTGCTCGCCCTGCTCAAGCACCCGCTCTGCGCGGCGGGAATGGCGCGGGCGGAATTGCTGGAAGCGGCGCGGCTGCTGGAGGCGAAGGCCCTGCGCGGCCCGGCCCCTGCGCCCGGCTTCGCGGGGCTGCGGGCGCTCGCGCTGGCCGAAGCCGCGCCGCTGCTGGACGCGCTGGAAGCCTGCCTGGACGGCTTCACCGCCTTGCCGGAACTGGCCGAACCCCGCCCCCCCGCCGATCTGCTGGAAGCCCAGCTGCGCGCCGCGGAAGCCCTGGCCACCACGCCCGAATTGCCCGGCGGCCTGCGCCTCTACGCCCAGGCCGAGGGCGAGGCTTTGGCCCGGCACCTGGCCGCCCTGCCGCCGGCGCTCGCGGAACTGCCGCCCATCGCGCCCGCCGAATGGCCGGGCCTGTTCGAGGCGCTGCTGGCCGCCGGCACCACCCGCGCGGCCCGCGTGGCGCGCGGCCGCACGGGGGCCGCGCTGCACCCGCAGGTGGAGATTCTGGGCCTGCTGGAAGCGCGGCTGCTCGATTTCGACCTGGTGGTGCTGGGGGCGCTGGACGAGACCATCTGGCCCCAGGCCGCCGACCCCGGCCCCTGGATGAGCCGCCCCATGCGGCGCGAATTCGGCCTGCCCTCGCCGGAATTGCGGATCGGCCGCGTCGCGGCGGATTTTTTCCAGTTCGGCGCGGGCTCGCGGCGGGTGGTGCTGTCACGCGCCGCCCGGCGCGGCGGCAGCCCCACCGTGCCGGCGCGCTGGCTGACGCGGCTCGACACGCTGCTGAAGGGGCAGGGGCTGTCCATGGCCGCCGCCCCCGAGGCGCATTGGGCGCGTCTGCTGGACTTGCCCGCCCAGGTGCGCCCGCAGGAACGCCCCGCGCCCTGCCCGCCGGCCCGCGCCCGCCCGCACCGCGTCACGGTCAGTGACGTGCAGATGCTGCTCTCGGACCCCTATGCCTTCCATGCGAAGCATGTGCTGGGGCTCCGCGCCCTGCCGCCGCTGGAGCAGGAGGCGGATGCGGCCGACTACGGCAACCTCGTCCACACGGCCATGCACCGTTTCCTGGCGCAGCTCGGCGCCTCCTGGCCCGGCGAGGCCATGGCGCGCCAGATGTGGGAGGCGGCGATGGCCGAGGCCCTTTCCCGCGCCGCGCCCCGCCCCGCCGTCGCCGCCATCTGGGCGCCGCGGCTGGCGCGCATCGGCGCCGAGGTGATCCGGCTGGAGGCCGAGGCGCGGCCCGTGCTGGCGCGCAGCCTTGCCGAGGTGAAGGGGCGGCTCGAGTTGCGCCGGCCTGGCGGCGTGCTGCGCCTCGATGCCCGCGCGGACCGGCTGGACCTATTCCAGAACGGGAACCTCCGCCTCGTGGACTACAAGACCGGCACCACCCCTTCCGGCACCGCGGTGGAGCGCGGCGATTTCCCGCAACTCCCGCTGGAAGCCCTGATCGCGGAGCGCGGCGGCTTCGAGGGGATGGAGGGCGGCCCCGTCACCGCGCTGGAATACTGGCGCCTGACCGGTGCGCTGGAGCCGAGCGAGGTGACGAAGCTGAAGCTCGACATCGCCGAGGCCATCGAGCGCGCGCATGCCGCGCTGGCGCGCCTCGCGGACCGGTTCCTGTTCGGCACGGCGCCCTTCGCCGCCCATCCGCACCCGCGCCGCCGCGCCGCGCCGGATTACCGGCATTTGTCGCGCGCCGATGAATGGTCGGCGGGCGAGGGAGGCGAGGTATGA